One window of the Microvirga mediterraneensis genome contains the following:
- a CDS encoding ABC transporter permease: MLFQPAPYLLPPPMAVANVIVSQFPSLIYHTGITAFETTLAFVFSIVVAMPVAFLIARYRWFEETVYPLLVVSQAVPKVALAPLILVWLGFGLSTKVMIGILVAFFPVIISTVVGLKSVPKDMVYLGRSMGLSAQDMFRKIYFPFALPSIFGGLKVCITLAVVGAVVGEFVGADKGLGYLILLASGQMQTALMFAALIFLVLIGVVSFALVQWAEARLMPWHSSVRQDAGH; the protein is encoded by the coding sequence ATGCTGTTCCAGCCGGCACCCTACCTGCTGCCTCCTCCGATGGCCGTAGCCAATGTCATCGTCAGCCAATTTCCATCGTTGATCTATCACACGGGCATCACGGCGTTCGAAACGACCCTGGCCTTTGTCTTCAGCATCGTCGTGGCGATGCCGGTAGCGTTCCTCATCGCCCGATACCGCTGGTTTGAAGAGACGGTCTATCCACTGCTGGTGGTCAGCCAAGCCGTGCCGAAGGTCGCCCTCGCCCCGCTCATCCTGGTTTGGCTCGGCTTCGGCCTGAGCACCAAGGTGATGATCGGTATCCTTGTTGCATTCTTCCCCGTCATCATCAGCACCGTAGTGGGGCTGAAGAGTGTTCCCAAAGACATGGTTTATCTAGGGCGCTCCATGGGGCTCTCGGCGCAGGACATGTTCCGGAAAATCTATTTTCCTTTCGCGCTTCCGAGCATCTTCGGCGGCTTGAAGGTTTGCATCACCCTGGCGGTCGTGGGTGCCGTCGTCGGAGAATTCGTCGGTGCCGACAAGGGGCTCGGCTACCTGATCCTTCTGGCAAGCGGGCAGATGCAGACTGCCCTGATGTTCGCCGCCCTCATTTTCCTCGTCCTGATCGGCGTCGTGAGCTTCGCCCTCGTACAATGGGCGGAGGCGCGCCTCATGCCGTGGCATAGCTCCGTCCGTCAGGATGCAGGGCATTAA
- a CDS encoding ABC transporter ATP-binding protein, whose protein sequence is MGKPIRIEHVTKSYNGLEALSSTSLHIEEGEFVSLVGPSGCGKSTLLRIVAGLDTPTNGRVSIADRTVTKPETDIGIVFQSPVLLDWRSVLDNVLLQAEARRLPHDVYAARAQDLLAAAGLKGFENAYPYQLSGGMSQRVSVCRALVHNPSLLLMDEPFGALDALTRDQMMVDLQKLWLRSRPTVIFVTHSVQEAVFLSDRIIVMAPRPGRVEAVLDVPLPRSRRLSMRGTAEFNAIVDEILHHFQRMGVIRDDEGETPDNTTMEMAL, encoded by the coding sequence ATGGGTAAGCCAATTCGCATCGAGCACGTAACCAAGAGCTATAACGGCCTGGAAGCGCTCTCCTCCACTTCTCTCCATATTGAGGAAGGAGAGTTCGTATCGCTCGTCGGTCCAAGCGGCTGCGGCAAGAGCACGCTTCTGAGGATCGTGGCCGGCTTGGATACGCCGACAAACGGAAGGGTCTCCATCGCGGATCGGACCGTGACGAAGCCCGAAACCGATATCGGCATCGTCTTCCAAAGTCCGGTTCTTCTCGACTGGAGGAGCGTTCTCGACAATGTCCTGTTACAAGCGGAGGCGCGCAGGCTCCCTCATGACGTGTATGCCGCCCGCGCCCAGGACCTGCTAGCAGCCGCAGGTTTAAAAGGCTTCGAGAACGCCTATCCCTATCAGTTGTCGGGCGGCATGAGCCAGCGCGTCAGCGTGTGCCGGGCACTCGTTCACAATCCTTCGCTTCTGTTGATGGATGAACCCTTCGGTGCCCTCGACGCCCTGACCCGCGACCAGATGATGGTCGACCTCCAGAAACTGTGGCTTCGCTCGCGCCCGACGGTCATCTTTGTCACTCACAGCGTTCAGGAAGCGGTCTTTCTCTCCGACCGGATCATCGTGATGGCCCCGCGCCCGGGCCGCGTCGAGGCCGTTCTCGACGTTCCCCTCCCACGCTCCAGAAGGCTGTCCATGAGAGGGACGGCTGAGTTCAACGCAATCGTCGATGAGATCCTGCATCATTTCCAGCGGATGGGGGTGATCCGCGATGATGAGGGCGAAACCCCGGACAACACCACCATGGAGATGGCGCTATGA
- a CDS encoding ABC transporter substrate-binding protein, producing the protein MKITSRMALIATVASVLGTGAVQAADKLSIRLDWSWWPGQTPMLVAKEKGFYKDAGIDIEIQQGQGSKTTTLVVGENREPIGHASLSTAAQSISAGVPITAVAGFWQKGPISLICSGEDVKKPTDVKGKRVGSTPTGSDGQVLPAFLRANGLDVKDISLVNMPGDAKFAAITSGQLDCISGDDYYYGPQLIAQGKKISILRYADWGVTNLSFGIIANNSFLKEKPDVVRRFLEATRKGLDYTLANKDEAIQIFLKVTGNTQPANFHKSVLEAYESSLHTGATQGKPVGWMASEDWDAMNKTLEQYGGMTSRKDPSTYFSNDFLPK; encoded by the coding sequence ATGAAGATCACATCGCGAATGGCCCTGATTGCGACGGTCGCGTCGGTTCTCGGCACGGGTGCCGTACAGGCCGCCGACAAGCTGAGCATACGCCTCGACTGGAGCTGGTGGCCGGGGCAGACTCCGATGCTCGTGGCCAAGGAGAAGGGCTTCTACAAGGATGCCGGGATCGATATCGAAATCCAGCAGGGGCAGGGATCGAAGACCACGACCCTCGTCGTCGGCGAGAACCGGGAGCCGATCGGGCATGCGAGCCTTTCGACGGCCGCGCAATCCATATCGGCCGGCGTTCCGATCACCGCTGTGGCAGGGTTTTGGCAGAAGGGTCCGATCTCGCTGATCTGCTCGGGCGAGGACGTGAAGAAGCCCACGGATGTGAAGGGCAAACGCGTCGGCTCCACTCCCACCGGCTCGGACGGACAGGTGCTGCCAGCCTTCCTGAGGGCCAACGGTCTCGATGTTAAGGACATCTCGCTCGTCAACATGCCGGGTGATGCCAAGTTTGCCGCCATCACGTCCGGACAATTGGATTGCATCAGCGGCGACGATTATTATTACGGTCCCCAGCTGATCGCGCAGGGCAAGAAGATCTCGATTCTTCGGTATGCCGACTGGGGCGTCACCAATCTCAGCTTTGGAATCATCGCCAATAATTCTTTCCTCAAGGAGAAGCCCGATGTCGTCCGTCGCTTCCTTGAGGCCACCCGGAAGGGCCTCGACTACACGCTGGCGAACAAGGACGAGGCTATCCAGATCTTTCTGAAGGTGACGGGCAATACGCAGCCTGCGAACTTCCACAAGAGCGTACTTGAAGCTTACGAGAGCTCGCTCCACACCGGTGCGACACAGGGGAAACCCGTCGGATGGATGGCGTCCGAGGACTGGGACGCAATGAACAAGACCCTTGAGCAGTATGGCGGCATGACCAGCCGTAAGGATCCCAGCACGTACTTCTCCAACGACTTCCTTCCCAAGTAG